A part of Fusarium oxysporum Fo47 chromosome III, complete sequence genomic DNA contains:
- a CDS encoding alkaline-phosphatase-like protein has product MTAKNVLLLVADDLGKQLGCYGHPNAKTPNIDKLASHGVRFDRAFASTASCSGSRSTIYTGLHTHQNGQYGLNSGKHHFMTFDHIESGPAILAKNGVRTGIIGKIHVGPEAVYPWEWRAESLTRDVWWSSQKAKEFFEASKEDQRPFVLTVGYHDPHRDRTRGGFGNDEPVDRRIQSVKYRPEDMVVPKFLSNTPGARQELSEYLEAISRLDQGIGFILEELENAGLASNTLVIFMSDNGPPFMNSKTTLFDAGVQLPLIVRHPGFRASFNTNLVSYVDILPTILDWTLGPAAEEPKKQLSGRSFLQILNQEEYLDAWDHVFGSHTFHESTNYWPTRFIRTRRYKYHRNIAWRLDFPFANDIYGSLTWEDIRNSEDSPKKIGQRNLKDYFFRPAEELYDLEQDPQEVVNLAKDPKYKEILQELRDRLEDWQRRTNDPWLYRDGVSVLLNKHHLDAGLEVPDKWDLDVEHPETEGVAKYKNLPFGIAGTRD; this is encoded by the coding sequence ATGACGGCAAAAAACGTCCTCCTGCTTGTCGCAGACGACCTAGGCAAACAACTAGGCTGCTACGGCCATCCCAATGCCAAAACTCCAAATATCGACAAACTTGCTTCCCATGGTGTAAGATTTGACAGAGCATTTGCAAGCACCGCTTCGTGCAGTGGAAGTCGCTCTACCATCTACACCGGACTGCATACCCACCAGAATGGGCAGTATGGTCTCAACAGTGGAAAGCATCATTTCATGACATTTGATCACATCGAGTCTGGTCCTGCCATCCTAGCTAAGAACGGTGTGAGAACTGGAATCATTGGCAAGATCCACGTTGGGCCTGAGGCTGTTTATCCATGGGAGTGGAGAGCTGAGAGTTTGACGAGAGATGTCTGGTGGTCTTCTCAGAAGGCTAAAGAATTCTTTGAAGCTTCCAAAGAGGATCAAAGGCCGTTTGTTTTGACGGTTGGATATCATGACCCGCATCGTGATCGAACGCGTGGTGGCTTTGGGAATGACGAGCCGGTTGACAGGCGTATTCAAAGCGTCAAGTATCGGCCTGAAGATATGGTCGTTCCCAAATTCTTGTCCAACACTCCTGGGGCAAGACAAGAGCTTTCCGAGTATCTGGAGGCCATTAGTCGCTTAGATCAAGGCATTGGTTTTATACTagaggagcttgagaacGCAGGCCTTGCGTCGAATACATTggtcatcttcatgagcGATAACGGGCCTCCGTTCATGAACTCAAAGACAACTTTATTCGACGCTGGTGTTCAGCTACCACTCATTGTTCGTCACCCAGGTTTCAGAGCCTCTTTCAACACAAACCTGGTGTCGTATGTGGACATTCTTCCAACGATCCTCGACTGGACACTTGGCCCAGCCGCGGAAGAGCCCAAGAAACAATTATCAGGTCGCTCGTTCCTGCAGATTCTTAATCAAGAAGAGTACCTTGATGCATGGGACCACGTGTTTGGCTCACACACGTTCCACGAGTCTACCAACTACTGGCCCACTCGCTTCATCCGGACACGGCGATACAAGTACCATCGCAACATCGCGTGGAGGCTCGATTTCCCATTTGCAAACGACATCTACGGATCGTTGACGTGGGAAGATATCCGCAACTCAGAAGACAGCCCCAAGAAGATTGGGCAGAGGAACTTGAAAGATTACTTCTTCCGCCCGGCTGAAGAGCTGTATGACTTGGAGCAAGACCCGCAGGAAGTTGTGAATCTAGCTAAAGACCCTAAGTATAAAGAGATTTTGCAGGAGTTGAGGGATAGGCTTGAGGATTGGCAAAGGAGGACGAATGACCCCTGGCTTTACCGGGATGGAGTCTCTGTGCTGTTGAATAAGCATCATCTTGATGCTGGTTTGGAAGTTCCTGATAAATGGGATCTTGATGTTGAGCATCCTGAAACAGAGGGAGTTGCAAAGTACAAGAATCTGCCGTTCGGTATAGCTGGGACACGAGATTGA
- a CDS encoding pectin lyase fold/virulence factor: MKFVLITGLFSAILATAQLTGPVGPLTALSQKTHECNILDYGAVNDNSTDIADAIEKTFKTCVLPHAGSRLIVPDGQYLIKRSVVLSNGTNWAFQLDGLITLAYGGNWTVDRDGQFLQNGLTIINPVDFEFYSQNGKGAIQGQGYIYRNLANTFRPRLVRIISPINTSVHDLILVDSPKFHIVFDFAENLEVYHLTIRGANLGSYDGVDVVGTNYWIHDIEVTNRDECVSVKSPSNHALIENLVCNQAGSGISIGSLNVSASIANIHARNINIIQGNNIAFIKTYPGGSGHVTNITFENFRSKASLYGLDINQYWQNTFEPDTGAVALSNLVFKNFSGSVADGSKRPPLFLVANDLSFATNVTVEDFSIWTESGSSVVNKISNIFGHGDNSYGQANGIKSLSSGQAPTAYTSTYTVTATPTGWAAPSFPTWAAASTGYGTDVPIPVYTPAALWKPEGDYDKHYWGSF, encoded by the exons ATGAAATTCGTTCTCATCACAGGCTTATTCTCAGCCATCCTGGCAACCGCCCAACTCACAGGTCCCGTCGGCCCCCTCACAGCCCTCTCCCAAAAGACCCATGAGTGCAACATTCTCGACTACGGCGCTGTAAACGACAACTCCACTGATATAGCAGACGCCATCGAGAAGACCTTCAAGACCTGCGTCCTCCCACACGCTGGAAGCCGTTTAATTGTCCCAGACGGACAGTACCTGATCAAACGCTCAGTCGTTCTGTCAAACGGTACAAATTGGGCGTTTCAGCTCGATGGACTTATCACTTTGGCGTATGGTGGGAACTGGACTGTTGATC GTGATGGGCAATTCTTGCAGAATGGACTCACCATTATAAATC CTGTCGACTTTGAGTTTTACTCACAGAATGGAAAGGGTGCCATTCAGGGACAGGGATACATCTACAGAAACTTGGCAAA TACTTTCCGTCCCCGTCTTGTCAGAATAATTTCACCCATCAACACTTCTGTTCACGACCTCATTCTCGTTGACAGCCCAAAGTTTCACATcgtctttgactttgctgaGAACCTCGAGGTATATCACCTCACCATCCGAGGGGCCAACCTGGGTTCTTATGATGGGGTTGACGTGGTTGGCACAAATTATTGGATCCACGATATCGAG GTGACAAACCGAGACGAATGTGTGTCGGTGAAAAGCCCTTCCAACCATGCTCTCATCGAGAACTTGGTTTGCAACCAAGCTGGTTCCGGCATCTCGATTGGCAGTCTCAACGTGTCAGCATCTATCGCCAATATC CATGCACGcaatatcaacatcatccagGGAAACAATATTGCTTTTATCAAGACTTACCCCGGAGGCTCTGGTCACGTTACCAATATCACTTTTGAGAACTTCCGATCCAAGGCATCTCTCTACGGCCTTGATATCAACCAGTATTGGCAGAACACGTTTGAGCCTGATACAGGGGCTGTAGCTTTGAGTAACCTAGTCTTTAAGAACTTCTCCG GATCTGTCGCCGATGGTTCCAAGAGACCTCCTCTCTTCCTAGTAGCCAACGATCTATCATTCGCCACCAACGTCACAGTCGAAGACTTCAGCATCTGGACTGAATCTGGATCCTCAGTCGTCAACAAGATCAGCAACATCTTCGGCCACGGCGATAATTCTTATGGACAGGCGAACGGCATCAAGTCGCTTTCTTCTGGCCAGGCACCTACCGCATACACCAGCACTTACACTGTAACCGCTACACCTACCGGCTGGGCAGCTCCATCATTCCCTACGTGGGCTGCGGCAAGCACTGGTTATGGAA CTGATGTGCCCATTCCGGTTTATACGCCGGCTGCTCTGTGGAAGCCGGAAGGTGACTATGATAAGCATTACTGGGGATCCTTTTGA